One part of the Mya arenaria isolate MELC-2E11 chromosome 3, ASM2691426v1 genome encodes these proteins:
- the LOC128226259 gene encoding protein tumorous imaginal discs, mitochondrial-like isoform X2 codes for MAALRTAWNLSKDKTAKRLILELSSRGETSQCIFSVNLSTFQLPLSRNSISEKNILNCETTLGPAYLSKASFHSSQQHNKEDYYKVLGISKSATAKDIKNAYYKLAKKYHPDVSKDDPNAEKKFQSVSEAYEVLSDEGKRRQYDTYGMAGAGMGGGGQGPSPGAGGFTGFQGFDNFHSQIDPEELFRQMFGNAGFGGFRQTRNNDFEENIWGHAPASEIMMNISFQEACRGVNKEIELNVKSTCHACNGSKAAPGYKPETCPQCQGTGLETMNTGVFMMSTTCRMCQGQKKIIKKRCEVCRGNGKVLGRKKVVVAIPAGIEDGQTVRQHVGDQELFITFKVGRSNIFRREGADVHSDVTITLAQAVLGGTKRVPGIYEDILLSIPAGTQSHDRMRLSGKGISRVNTYGHGDHYVHFKIKVPLHLSAEQRALLLAYAETERNVDGTISGLVDTKSGGGKATEEPVQGECSSSSDSSYTHDMPQENESFFGKIKRKLFG; via the exons ATGGCAGCCCTCCGAACGGCATGGAACCTGTCAAAGGACAAAACTGCAAAACGATTGATTCTTGAACTGTCAAGTAGAGGAGAAACTTCCCAGTGCATATTTTCAGTCAACCTTTCAACCTTCCAGTTGCCTTTGTCAAGAAACAGTATAAGCG agaaaaatattcttaattgtGAGACAACCCTGGGTCCTGCTTACTTGAGTAAAGCAAGTTTCCACTCCAGTCAACAGCATAATAAAGAAGATTACTACAAAGTCCTTGGAATCAGCAAAAGTGCTACTGCAAAAGATATCAAGAACGCATATTACAAG CTTGCCAAAAAGTACCATCCAGATGTAAGCAAGGACGACCCTAATGCTGAAAAGAAATTCCAGTCTGTCTCAGAGGCATATGAA GTGTTGAGTGATGAAGGGAAACGTCGCCAGTATGACACGTATGGGATGGCGGGCGCAGGAATGGGCGGAGGAGGGCAAGGACCAAGCCCAGGGGCGGGAGGCTTCACTGGATTCCAAG GATTTGACAACTTCCACAGTCAGATTGACCCAGAGGAGCTTTTTCGTCAGATGTTTGGTAATGCTGGATTTGGAGGGTTTCGCCAGACAAGGAACAACGACTTTGAGGAAAACATTTGGGGACATGCTCCAGCTTCAGAG ATTATGATGAACATCTCATTTCAAGAGGCTTGCCGTGGCGTGAATAAGGAGATAGAGTTGAATGTGAAAAGCACCTGTCATGCCTGTAACGGGTCAAAAGCCGCCCCCGGGTACAAACCAGAGACATGTCCACAGTGTCAGGGCACAGGACTG GAGACCATGAATACAGGAGTATTCATGATGAGCACTACTTGCCGGATGTGCCAGGGTCAAAAGAAGATCATAAAGAAGCGATGTGAAGTTTGCCGCGGCAATGGCAAGGTGCTCGGAAGGAAGAAAGTTGTGGTTGCCATACCGGCAG GTATTGAAGACGGGCAAACTGTAAGACAACATGTTGGTGACCAAGAgcttttcatcacatttaag GTAGGACGCAGTAACATATTCCGACGTGAGGGAGCGGACGTCCACAGTGATGTGACTATCACTCTAGCACAAGCTGTGCTTGGAGGAACCAAACGTGTGCCCGGCATTTATGAGGATATACTATTAAGT ATTCCAGCCGGGACCCAGTCCCATGACAGGATGAGACTGAGTGGGAAGGGCATCAGTCGTGTAAACACATACGGACATGGAGATCACTATGTACACTTCAAAATCAAGGTCCCACT TCACCTGAGTGCAGAACAACGGGCATTACTGTTGGCATATGCTGAGACAGAGAGGAATGTTGATGGCACGATTAGCGGGCTGGTTGATACAAAGTCTG GAGGTGGCAAAGCAACGGAAGAGCCAGTACAAGGGGAATGCTCCTCCTCCAGTGATAGCTCCTACACTCATGACATGCCACAAGAAAACGAATCCTTCTTTGGCAAAATTAAACGAAAACTGTTTGGATGA
- the LOC128228274 gene encoding uncharacterized protein LOC128228274: MGYYERDERPRYPRSVIWIIAAVLLFIALVLHVVGVATDYWVNVLGIHSGLWRTCALGTCAYAGTDVTTDWLKGTQAVEIIGLLLGFIALLAISVILCFPKLYRWRAIALVSALLAGVLIIVGVIIYGAKVEDNLDYSFGLCCCAGVLFLIAGAILCCDYCFYRGHRRPKDRSRTEYYSSDYPRELRAPAYDDRRYPRREYTEDNPYRYERRNEHDRYESPLYERNAYDGPYRGYDRPYGKTYKEYDPIDRPYGRTYRDNEPNYYSKTRRYDYY, from the exons ATGGGATACTATGAGCGAGACGAGAGACCGCGATACCCGAGGTCTGTGATATGGATTATAGCTGCTGTGCTGTTGTTTATTGCCCTCGTGCTGCACGTGGTAGGGGTTGCTACTGACTACTGGGTGAATGTCCTTGGCATCCATAGCGGGCTGTGGCGAACCTGTGCTCTTGGAACGTGCGCCTACGCGGGTACCGATGTAACAACAG ACTGGCTCAAGGGGACCCAGGCTGTTGAGATTATCGGCCTGCTGCTCGGGTTTATCGCGCTCCTCGCTATCAGTGTCATCCTCTGTTTCCCGAAACTCTACCGATGGAGGGCAATCGCGCTCGTCAGCGCTCTACTCGCAG GCGTATTGATAATCGTGGGTGTGATCATCTACGGGGCGAAGGTTGAGGACAACTTGGACTACTCATTCGGCCTGTGTTGCTGTGCCGGCGTTCTTTTTCTCATCGCCGGTGCCATCCTCTGCTGTGACTACTGCTTCTACCGGGGACACCGCCGACCAAAG GATCGTAGTCGTACGGAATACTATTCGTCAGATTATCCACGCGAATTGAGAGCACCAGCTTACGACGACCGCCGTTACCCCAGAAGGGAGTATACTGAAGATAATCCATACCGATATGAACGTAGGAACGAACACGATAGGTACGAATCACCGTTGTACGAAAGGAATGCATATGATGGGCCTTACCGCGGGTACGACCGCCCATATGGAAAGACGTACAAGGAATATGACCCGATCGATCGGCCGTACGGACGGACGTACAGGGACAACGAACCAAACTATTACAGCAAAACAAGGCGATAcgattattattaa
- the LOC128226259 gene encoding protein tumorous imaginal discs, mitochondrial-like isoform X1, translating into MAALRTAWNLSKDKTAKRLILELSSRGETSQCIFSVNLSTFQLPLSRNSISEKNILNCETTLGPAYLSKASFHSSQQHNKEDYYKVLGISKSATAKDIKNAYYKLAKKYHPDVSKDDPNAEKKFQSVSEAYEVLSDEGKRRQYDTYGMAGAGMGGGGQGPSPGAGGFTGFQGFDNFHSQIDPEELFRQMFGNAGFGGFRQTRNNDFEENIWGHAPASEIMMNISFQEACRGVNKEIELNVKSTCHACNGSKAAPGYKPETCPQCQGTGLETMNTGVFMMSTTCRMCQGQKKIIKKRCEVCRGNGKVLGRKKVVVAIPAGIEDGQTVRQHVGDQELFITFKVGRSNIFRREGADVHSDVTITLAQAVLGGTKRVPGIYEDILLSIPAGTQSHDRMRLSGKGISRVNTYGHGDHYVHFKIKVPLHLSAEQRALLLAYAETERNVDGTISGLVDTKSGRKAADEGGLVSKIRDAINTTGNENTSTEEGSDSGGTSGTPGENDSDFKSSDTSSSNETEASLDKDSKNSSTKKTDKKSKSATGSINGKKMEAQSGDKNDKAKLDKAEKKVGKMAC; encoded by the exons ATGGCAGCCCTCCGAACGGCATGGAACCTGTCAAAGGACAAAACTGCAAAACGATTGATTCTTGAACTGTCAAGTAGAGGAGAAACTTCCCAGTGCATATTTTCAGTCAACCTTTCAACCTTCCAGTTGCCTTTGTCAAGAAACAGTATAAGCG agaaaaatattcttaattgtGAGACAACCCTGGGTCCTGCTTACTTGAGTAAAGCAAGTTTCCACTCCAGTCAACAGCATAATAAAGAAGATTACTACAAAGTCCTTGGAATCAGCAAAAGTGCTACTGCAAAAGATATCAAGAACGCATATTACAAG CTTGCCAAAAAGTACCATCCAGATGTAAGCAAGGACGACCCTAATGCTGAAAAGAAATTCCAGTCTGTCTCAGAGGCATATGAA GTGTTGAGTGATGAAGGGAAACGTCGCCAGTATGACACGTATGGGATGGCGGGCGCAGGAATGGGCGGAGGAGGGCAAGGACCAAGCCCAGGGGCGGGAGGCTTCACTGGATTCCAAG GATTTGACAACTTCCACAGTCAGATTGACCCAGAGGAGCTTTTTCGTCAGATGTTTGGTAATGCTGGATTTGGAGGGTTTCGCCAGACAAGGAACAACGACTTTGAGGAAAACATTTGGGGACATGCTCCAGCTTCAGAG ATTATGATGAACATCTCATTTCAAGAGGCTTGCCGTGGCGTGAATAAGGAGATAGAGTTGAATGTGAAAAGCACCTGTCATGCCTGTAACGGGTCAAAAGCCGCCCCCGGGTACAAACCAGAGACATGTCCACAGTGTCAGGGCACAGGACTG GAGACCATGAATACAGGAGTATTCATGATGAGCACTACTTGCCGGATGTGCCAGGGTCAAAAGAAGATCATAAAGAAGCGATGTGAAGTTTGCCGCGGCAATGGCAAGGTGCTCGGAAGGAAGAAAGTTGTGGTTGCCATACCGGCAG GTATTGAAGACGGGCAAACTGTAAGACAACATGTTGGTGACCAAGAgcttttcatcacatttaag GTAGGACGCAGTAACATATTCCGACGTGAGGGAGCGGACGTCCACAGTGATGTGACTATCACTCTAGCACAAGCTGTGCTTGGAGGAACCAAACGTGTGCCCGGCATTTATGAGGATATACTATTAAGT ATTCCAGCCGGGACCCAGTCCCATGACAGGATGAGACTGAGTGGGAAGGGCATCAGTCGTGTAAACACATACGGACATGGAGATCACTATGTACACTTCAAAATCAAGGTCCCACT TCACCTGAGTGCAGAACAACGGGCATTACTGTTGGCATATGCTGAGACAGAGAGGAATGTTGATGGCACGATTAGCGGGCTGGTTGATACAAAGTCTG GTCGTAAAGCTGCGGACGAGGGTGGCCTTGTCTCAAAGATTCGGGATGCCATTAACACTACTGGAAATGAAAACACCAGCACTGAAGAAGGCTCCGACTCTGGTGGCACTAGTGGGACACCTGGTGAGAATGACTCAGATTTCAAATCATCCGATACATCAAGCTCTAATGAAACTGAAGCTAGCTTGGACAAAGACAGTAAAAACAGTTCAACAAAGAAGACCGACAAGAAAAGTAAAAGTGCAACTGGTTCAATTAATGGCAAGAAAATGGAGGCCCAGTCTGGGGACAAAAATGACAAGGCCAAACTGGACAAGGCAGAGAAGAAAGTAGGAAAGATGGCTTGTTGA